One region of Sylvia atricapilla isolate bSylAtr1 chromosome Z, bSylAtr1.pri, whole genome shotgun sequence genomic DNA includes:
- the LOC136374534 gene encoding phospholipase A2 inhibitor and Ly6/PLAUR domain-containing protein-like yields the protein MRVSLGLSFLLAFLDPGTSLQCEICHSMGKSCSGPMKTCTGGEDTCGIILHEVLIGGMAISSSIKSCLPSHICHLGPVTVNYGKVKAKSHLVCCTGDDCRTTSVSLPPDNDVPNGYQCPACYSVDSFQCSNEVVNCTGSEDQCVDLAGLMNTGGLSLKAAMKGCTTISECNMVGDGKNSLGMMDIKLKRFQCRPASAMYSVVWAGVAPPHTTFLPVLSGFILEKVLF from the exons ATGAGAGTTTCCCTTGGACTCAGCTTTCTCCTGGCTTTCCTGGACCCAG ggaCCTCTCTCCAGTGTGAGATATGTCACAGCATGGGAAAAAGCTGCTCGGGCCCCATGAAAACCTGCACTGGTGGTGAAGACACCTGTGGCATTATTCTTCATGAGGTCCTAATAG GGGGGATGGCCATCTCTTCATCCATCAAGTCCTGCCTACCATCCCACATATGCCACCTTGGTCCTGTCACTGTGAACTATGGGAAGGTGAAAGCAAAGAGCCACTTGGTTTGCTGCACGGGTGATGACTGTCGGACCACCTCTGTGTCAC TGCCACCAGACAATGATGTGCCCAATGGATACCAGTGTCCTGCCTGCTACAGCGTGGACTCCTTTCAGTGCAGTAATGAAGTTGTGAACTGCACTGGATCTGAAGACCAGTGTGTTGACCTTGCTGGGTTAATGAATACTG GTGGACTGTCTCTGAAAGCTGCCATGAAGGGTTGCACCACCATTTCTGAATGCAATATGGTAGGAGATGGAAAAAACAGCCTGGGCATGATGGACATAAAGTTGAAACGGTTTCAATGCAGACCAGCTTCTGCTATGTACAGCGTGGTGTGGGCTGGGGTTGCCCCTCCACACACAACCTTCCTTCCTGTCCTGTCAGGATTCATCCTGGAGAAAGTACTTTTCTGA